The Natribaculum luteum genome contains the following window.
CCTGGAATCGAGTCTAGTACTGCCGACCGGCTTCGCGCACCTCGCACAAACGTTGTTCCACTACGTCCCTGGCCTCCTCCTCGGTGCAGGCTGTGGAATCAGTCTGGGATTAGCGATGGGCTGGAACAGGGCACTCGATGACTGGTTGCGGCCACTCGTCCGGGTGCTCCGGCCGATCCCGCCGCTGGCGTGGATCGTCTTTGCGATCGTCTGGTTCGGCATTCACCACACCGGTGCGGCGTTCATCGTCTTCGTTGGCGCGTTCTGGATCAACTTCTACGGCGCCTACGGTGGCGTCGAAGGCGTCTCCAGAGAGCTGACCGATGCCGCGTCAACCCTCGGCGTGGAGCGCGACCTCTCGATGCTGAAACTCGTCGCACTACCGAGCGCCGCTCCCCAGGTGTTGACTGGGTTCCGGACGAGCATCGGTCGCTGCTGGATGATCGTCGTCGGCGCCGAGTTGTTCGGCGCGCCCGGTGTCGGCTACGAGATCATCAACGCCTCGAACAACCTTGCGATGGCGACCAGCGTCGCCTACATGTTCCTGATCAGCCTGGCATTCCTCTGTATGGACGTCGGGTTCCGACTTCTCGAACGGAGGGTCCTCGCATGGCGCTGATTTCGGGCTCGTCGACCAGTCAAGACGCACGTGAGAAGATCACAATCCAGAACGTCAGCAGGTCCTACGAGTCGAAGCAAGCGCTCGCAGACGTCTCGTTCTCAGTGGCGGAGGGTGAGTTCTGCTGTGTGGTCGGTCCCTCGGGGTGTGGGAAGACGACGCTGTTGCGGGCAATCGCCGGGCTCGACGACCCGGACGGTGGGTCGATACTGGTCGGTGGAGACCCGGTTACTGGTCCTGGGCTGGACCGGG
Protein-coding sequences here:
- a CDS encoding ABC transporter permease — encoded protein: MSTRTDTSSNAVVAGSFEGDLRRYLRGLGGLLVFLLVWWVGAMTTQPSYLVPGPLDSVRAFIDLFATSTAIVVPVLESSLVLPTGFAHLAQTLFHYVPGLLLGAGCGISLGLAMGWNRALDDWLRPLVRVLRPIPPLAWIVFAIVWFGIHHTGAAFIVFVGAFWINFYGAYGGVEGVSRELTDAASTLGVERDLSMLKLVALPSAAPQVLTGFRTSIGRCWMIVVGAELFGAPGVGYEIINASNNLAMATSVAYMFLISLAFLCMDVGFRLLERRVLAWR